The genomic window TGGATTCAGCCAGATAGCGGTAGGCGGCCTCATCACGTGCCACGATCCGGCCAATTTGCGGCAATGCTTTGAATGACCAAAAATCATATAGCTTTGCCAAAGCCTCGTTCTGAACAGCCGAAAATTCCAGACAGCAGAACCGGCCGCCAGGTTTTAATATCCTCAAGGCTTCGCTCAGGGCTTTATCGCGATTGGTCACATTACGTAAGCCGAATGAAATGGTGACCCGGTCAGCTGACGCTGTTTGCAATGGAATTTCTTCTGCACTTGCAACGGTCCAGTCAAGCTTGTCGGCATACTGGTTGAGGTCACGTCGTTTTTGTCCGGCGCGAATCATGTCAGCATTGATATCCACGATATGAACCGCACTGCCACCGCGTTTCAGAAATCTCAGCGCGATATCCCCTGTACCCCCTGCCAGATCAACCAGCTTTTGTCCTGCTGAAGGGGCCATCCAGTCCATTAGCGCATCTTTCCACAATCTGTGAATTCCGCCGCTCATCAAATCATTCATGATGTCATATGACGGGGCAACAGATGAGAACACATCTGCAACGCGGGACTGTTTTTCTGATACAGGGACAGTTTCAAAACCAAAATCAGTCCATTCGGTTTCTGTTTCGCTTGTCATGGCCATTCTCTGCGGTTTATCTGTTGGGTAACGGGCAGGCCCTTGCGGCTGTCTTGATTGTATGCAATTGGCTCACAATATTACTCTTTATATAATACAGCCACGGCAAAAGGGAAATCTGAAGCGTGCCGGAATTACCAGAAGTCGAAACCGTACGCACAGCCCTAGAGCCTGTGGTCGCAGGACAGCGTATTAAAACGGTAAGATTGACCAGAGGAGATTTGCGCTGGCCGTTACCTGACGGACTTGAAAAGCGCCTGACTGGCCGACTTTGCTCTGTCCCGCATCGGCGCAGCAAATATATTCTGGTCGAACTTGATCAGGGCGAAACCTTGTTGATTCATCTGGGGATGTCAGGGGCGATCCGCCTGTATAATCACAAACCTAATTTTGCCAAACATGATCATTTTTCGGTGGAGATGGAAACAGGGGCATGGTTTGTGTTTTCAGATCCGCGCCGCTTTGGGCATCTGGACTTATTCGCAACTGCTGCTGAAACCACACATCCTCTGCTGGCCGGACTTGGAATTGAACCGCTTTCTGCTGTTTTTTCTGCTGCACGGTTAACGGCATTGATGGCGGGCCGTAAGACCAGCATCAAATCGGCTCTTTTGGATCAAAGGCTGATTGCGGGTCTGGGCAATATTTATGTCAGTGAAGCATTGTTTCGGGCAGGGATATCGCCGCGCCGCAAAGCTGGCAGCATTGCAGGATCACGTGCAGAACGGCTGGCTGCGTCAATTAAAGACGTGTTGGCTGAAGCGATAGAGGCCGGCGGCACAAGCTTGCGTGATCATGTCCAGCCCGGAGGTGAGATTGGCTATTTTGTTCAGAACCTTCGCGTATACGGGCAGACAGGCAAGCCTTGTGTTCAGTGCACACAAACGATAAAACAGACTGTCCAATCTGGACGGTCCAGCTTTTATTGTCCGTCCTGTCAGCGTTGAGC from SAR116 cluster alpha proteobacterium HIMB100 includes these protein-coding regions:
- a CDS encoding ubiquinone/menaquinone biosynthesis methyltransferase (PFAM: ubiE/COQ5 methyltransferase family~TIGRFAM: ubiquinone/menaquinone biosynthesis methyltransferases) — encoded protein: MTSETETEWTDFGFETVPVSEKQSRVADVFSSVAPSYDIMNDLMSGGIHRLWKDALMDWMAPSAGQKLVDLAGGTGDIALRFLKRGGSAVHIVDINADMIRAGQKRRDLNQYADKLDWTVASAEEIPLQTASADRVTISFGLRNVTNRDKALSEALRILKPGGRFCCLEFSAVQNEALAKLYDFWSFKALPQIGRIVARDEAAYRYLAESIRQFPAQQELAQMMSDTGFAQVRYRNLSGGIASIHSGWKLD
- a CDS encoding formamidopyrimidine-DNA glycosylase Fpg (PFAM: Formamidopyrimidine-DNA glycosylase H2TH domain; Formamidopyrimidine-DNA glycosylase N-terminal domain; Zinc finger found in FPG and IleRS~TIGRFAM: formamidopyrimidine-DNA glycosylase (fpg)), whose amino-acid sequence is MPELPEVETVRTALEPVVAGQRIKTVRLTRGDLRWPLPDGLEKRLTGRLCSVPHRRSKYILVELDQGETLLIHLGMSGAIRLYNHKPNFAKHDHFSVEMETGAWFVFSDPRRFGHLDLFATAAETTHPLLAGLGIEPLSAVFSAARLTALMAGRKTSIKSALLDQRLIAGLGNIYVSEALFRAGISPRRKAGSIAGSRAERLAASIKDVLAEAIEAGGTSLRDHVQPGGEIGYFVQNLRVYGQTGKPCVQCTQTIKQTVQSGRSSFYCPSCQR